In a genomic window of Ipomoea triloba cultivar NCNSP0323 chromosome 3, ASM357664v1:
- the LOC116013760 gene encoding probable enoyl-CoA hydratase 2, mitochondrial translates to MVVVLRSIAKSFEQQLLKQSKPYISSQLITHLSSLNSNSQVQRWQFQNRRTLILEPVTSQSIKLEQLSDSDSGILELKLDRPDRKNAIGKAMLRELRHVFDRINNERLANVLMISSSVQTAFCAGADLKERKTMTPLEVQEFVNTLRSTFSMLEALSIPTIAAIDGAALGGGLEMALCCDLRVCGEAAVLGLPETGLAIIPGAGGSQRLPRLVGKSVAKDLIFTARKIDGKEALLMGLVNYCVPAGEARLKALEIAQEINQKGPLAIKMAKRAIDKGFEVDLESGLALEEDCYDQLLNTKDRLEGLAAFAERRKPRYTGE, encoded by the exons ATGGTTGTTGTTTTACGCTCCATAGCGAAATCGTTTGAGCAACAATTGTTGAAACAATCAAAACCCTACATTTCTTCTCAGCTAATCACTCACCTGAGTTCTTTGAATTCCAATTCCCAAGTTCAACGATGGCAATTTCAGAACAGGCGCACTCTCATCTTAGAGCCAGTGACGTCTCAATCCATAAAGTTAGAGCAGCTTTCCGACTCTGATTCTG GAATTTTGGAGCTTAAGTTGGATAGGCCGGACAGAAAGAATGCGATCGGGAAGGCTATGCTAAGAGAGTTACGTCATGTGTTTGATAGAATAAATAATGAGCGTTTGGCTAATGTTTTAATGATCAGCAGCTCCGTTCAGACAGCATTTTGTGCTGGTGCTGATTTGAAG GAGAGAAAGACAATGACTCCATTGGAAGTCCAAGAATTTGTGAACACTCTTCGGTCAACATTCTCCATGCTggag GCACTTTCTATTCCTACAATTGCTGCTATTGATGGTGCAGCCTTGGGTGGAGGACTGGAAATGGCATTATGTTGTGATCTCAGGGTTTGTG GGGAGGCTGCAGTTTTGGGCTTGCCAGAAACAGGACTTGCCATTATACCTGG AGCCGGTGGGTCACAACGGCTTCCTAGATTGGTTGGAAAATCAGTAGCAAAGGATCTTATTTTTACTGCTCGAAAAATTGATGGAAAAGAAGCCTTACTGATGG GGCTGGTCAATTATTGTGTTCCTGCCGGTGAAGCCCGTCTAAAGGCACTTGAAATTGCTcaagaaataaatcaaaag GGACCGCTTGCAATAAAGATGGCAAAGCGTGCTATTGACAAAGGATTTGAGGTGGATTTGGAATCGGGTTTGGCTTTGGAGGAGGATTGCTACGACCAACTTCTGAACACAAAAGATCGGTTAGAAGGCCTTGCAGCGTTTGCTGAGAGACGAAAACCCAGATATACAGGTGAATAA
- the LOC116013929 gene encoding uncharacterized protein LOC116013929: MAMGRGSWVCTLFTQVALCFALYVVLNTGQFQRSLYGDNDSVDTYFISVSGGFRPLQEQIHLLKQMEMVAKKNRAKFVINISELGEGDPLVQNATQYYQSLEVPWYTVQALKGQSGNYYFKHIEVTHGRTLDLIAIDTTLYQDVSSSKKEEQLKWLINILEDSQSYWHIVVGFHPLVACGEDVKDRKIEKSFEPLIHIFLKYGVNAYLSRKGCNNYVHKGDLDDSSNVSPVYGPDMISANQEFLYSMEITNGFLLHKVTDLEIVTYFVTSEGDFVRKVALQPRGKANM; encoded by the exons ATGGCAATGGGAAGAGGATCATGGGTTTGTACTTTGTTCACTCAGGTGGCTCTCTGCTTTGCTCTTTACGTTGTTCTCAACACGGGACAGTTCCAGAGGTCTCTCTATGGCGACAATGATTCTGTGGACACGTATTTCATCAGTGTTTCAGGGGGTTTTAGGCCTCTTCAGGAACAGATCCATCTTCTCAAGCAG ATGGAGATGGTTGCAAAGAAGAACAGAGCTAAATTTGTGATCAACATTAGTGAACTTGGAGAAGGTGATCCACTCGTGCAAAAT GCAACCCAGTATTACCAGTCACTAGAAGTTCCATG GTATACAGTTCAAGCTTTGAAAGGACAAAGTGGAAATTACTACTTTAAACACATTGAAGTCACGCATGGACGTACCTTAGACCTTATTGCtatagatactacattatatCAG GATGTTTCAAGCAGTAAGAAAGAGGAGCAACTAAAATGGCTGATAAACATACTTGAAGACAGCCAAAGTTATTG GCACATTGTTGTGGGTTTTCATCCATTGGTAGCCTGTGGTGAAGATGTTAAGGACAGGAAAATAGAGAAAAGCTTTGAGCCTTTAATTCATATATTTCTCAAATATGGAGTG AATGCGTATCTTAGCAGGAAAGGTTGTAATAACTATGTCCATAAAGGTGATCTTGATGATTCGAGCAATGTAAGTCCTGTCTATGGACCAGACATGATATCAGCAAATCAAGAATTCCTTTACAGCAT GGAAATAACAAATGGTTTCCTTCTCCATAAAGTCACCGATTTAGAAATT GTAACCTACTTCGTTACCTCTGAAGGGGATTTCGTGCGAAAGGTTGCTCTTCAACCAAGGGGTAAAGCAAATATGTAG
- the LOC116012144 gene encoding transcription factor bHLH66-like has protein sequence MQQSTNSLIYQHTSEQSQMNSVQDFQVVAGAGSGGGATQHHISSSLFDSTAASSTDFLEHFLSSVPSSSPWPDLTKSHSPWDSHHLTSPPLLPNPNSAVDDHAYHFDDQSTALLASKLRQHQINGDDGGSSSAAKALMLQQQLLLSRGFSGTGLRSPTGRVGENGLLGMPLSLRNGDQNEAIENPVSDCSVQPVYNGSTGSLGQTSSQPHHFNHPQGGSMQAHNFGAQAPSPMNQPPAATASGSTGGAGTAPVQPKQQRVRARRGQATDPHSIAERLRRERIAERMKALQELVPNANKTDKASMLDEIIDYVKFLQLQVKVLSMSRLGGAATVAPLVTDMSSEGGGDYLQGGNGGGRSSNGGASSSNNEGMTMTEQQVAKLMEEDMGSAMQYLQGKGLCLMPISLATAISTATCHSRNPVGGGSTTNAAEAAGVPSSPSFSVLTVQSATTMGNGAIDLSAASVSKPSSS, from the exons ATGCAGCAATCAACGAACTCACTCATATACCAACACACGTCCGAGCAATCTCAGATGAACTCCGTACAGGATTTCCAAGTCGTCGCCGGCGCCGGCTCCGGCGGCGGAGCAACTCAACACCACATTTCTTCCTCCCTCTTTGACTCCACGGCCGCGTCTAGCACCGATTTCCTCGAACACTTTCTCTCTTCCGTCCCTTCCTCGTCTCCCTGGCCTGACCTAACAAAATCTCATTCCCCCTGGGACTCCCATCACCTCACCTCTCCGCCGCTGCTACCTAACCCTAACTCCGCGGTCGACGATCACGCTTACCACTTCGACGACCAGTCAACAGCTCTATTGGCCTCCAAGCTCCGCCAACACCAGATCAACGGCGACGACGGCGGTAGCTCCTCAGCAGCCAAGGCACTGATGCTTCAACAGCAACTCTTGCTGTCCAGAGGATTTTCAGGCACCGGACTGAGGTCCCCGACGGGACGGGTTGGAGAAAACGGCCTTCTCGGGATGCCGTTGAGCTTACGGAACGGGGACCAAAACGAAGCCATTGAAAATCCA GTAAGCGACTGCTCCGTTCAGCCTGTCTATAACGGCTCCACTGGATCTCTCGGTCAAACTTCCTCTCAACCTCACCATTTCAACCATCCTCAG GGCGGATCGATGCAAGCTCACAATTTCGGTGCTCAAGCACCATCGCCGATGAACCAACCACCGGCGGCCACAGCTAGCGGCTCGACTGGCGGTGCAGGAACGGCCCCAGTTCAGCCGAAACAGCAGAGAGTCAGGGCCCGTAGAGGACAAGCCACTGATCCTCACAGTATCGCAGAACGA TTACGGAGAGAGAGAATTGCAGAGAGAATGAAGGCTCTGCAGGAGCTTGTACCCAATGCCAATAAG ACTGACAAGGCTTCAATGCTGGATGAGATCATCGACTATGTCAAATTCCTCCAGCTCCAAGTCAAG GTTTTGAGTATGAGTAGACTGGGCGGTGCTGCAACTGTTGCTCCCTTAGTCACTGATATGTCCTCTGAG GGAGGAGGTGATTATTTACAAGGCGGGAATGGAGGAGGGAGGAGCAGCAACGGGGGGGCATCATCATCTAACAACGAGGGTATGACGATGACAGAGCAGCAGGTGGCAAAGCTGATGGAGGAGGACATGGGGTCCGCCATGCAATACCTCCAAGGGAAAGGCCTTTGCCTGATGCCCATCTCCTTGGCCACCGCCATTTCTACCGCCACTTGTCACTCCAGGAACCCCGTCGGGGGCGGCTCAACCACCAACGCCGCTGAAGCCGCCGGTGTACCATCTTCTCCTAGCTTTTCGGTTTTGACTGTCCAGTCAGCAACCACGATGGGTAACGGCGCCATTGATCTCTCCGCTGCTTCCGTTTCGAAACCTTCATCTTCTTAA